From Nitrosopumilus zosterae, the proteins below share one genomic window:
- the larB gene encoding nickel pincer cofactor biosynthesis protein LarB, whose amino-acid sequence MEINEILESLSAGKISINNAKKLLSLYSIEEVEGFAKIDINRRKRRGIPEVIFAETKELDEIKKIIKKTLEKTNSVIISRIKKNDYPEIISFSKRLKVIIKTGKNASTLLLLKKAIKSHGGKVGILTAGTSDIGVAEESRLMCEAMNCKCITGYDVGVAGIQRIFPILKKMINEEVDCIIVAAGMEGALATLVSSMVDIPVIGIPTSVGYGYGEKGIAALASMLQSCSLGLSVVNIDNGIAAGGIAANIANRAIRKK is encoded by the coding sequence ATTTTAGAATCATTGAGTGCTGGAAAAATTTCAATTAACAATGCAAAAAAGCTCCTTTCATTATATTCAATTGAAGAAGTAGAGGGATTTGCAAAGATTGACATCAACAGAAGAAAAAGACGAGGGATTCCCGAAGTAATTTTTGCAGAAACAAAAGAACTAGATGAGATTAAGAAAATCATTAAAAAAACTTTAGAAAAAACAAATTCCGTAATAATATCAAGAATTAAGAAAAATGACTATCCAGAAATTATATCATTTTCTAAGAGATTGAAAGTAATAATAAAAACTGGAAAAAATGCATCCACATTATTACTGCTTAAAAAAGCAATCAAATCTCATGGGGGAAAAGTTGGGATTCTTACTGCTGGAACATCAGATATTGGAGTTGCTGAAGAATCCAGATTGATGTGCGAAGCCATGAATTGTAAATGCATTACAGGATATGATGTTGGTGTAGCAGGAATTCAGAGAATTTTTCCAATTTTGAAAAAAATGATAAACGAAGAGGTGGATTGCATTATTGTTGCTGCTGGAATGGAAGGGGCTTTGGCCACTCTTGTTTCGTCCATGGTAGATATTCCAGTAATTGGAATTCCAACATCTGTAGGATACGGGTATGGTGAAAAAGGCATAGCGGCTTTGGCATCAATGCTTCAGAGTTGCTCTTTAGGGTTATCAGTGGTGAATATAGATAATGGAATTGCAGCCGGAGGAATTGCGGCAAATATTGCTAATAGAGCAATAAGAAAAAAGTAG
- a CDS encoding B12-binding domain-containing radical SAM protein: MAGKRVVLTADRSLMTNYRGNFLYGFIACGPYEVLPEWVFDKVFCPSVETDPITGEVKVAQVGLRRIESSLIQGGYKREDVFMAHPEMLHKSIGPDTKVVGINVMDPLGMAPVTTTMSPEKLSYVAMKFKKMCANIIQLKKKYDFKVVVGGNGAWELAKSDRMKIHGIDTVVVGEADELAVDLFQDLEKNDAPELMHCFVRNLENIPVIEGPTINSLIEAMRGCGRGCDFCDVNKRSKKDLPLDRLQHEAKTNLDYGFDSVWLHSDEMLLYGCDNRDFIPNRDAIVDLWKGLKGLGANFVGTTHMTFSAVAADPVLMQQISQINEQDKTGRWLATNLGIETVAPAMVKKHLGVKTKPFSSEEWGSVVREGAKILNENHWFPAATIIIGWPDETPDDIQYTIDMMSDFREMDFRGLVAPLLYQDFSEKNSMHFGNLNEAQFTLFWKCWENNLRVINDIIPIILRNKTYGPPMKVFMYGILKAGTWAIMRYLRGLCKDLFNGRTPDEIIDKYARSRSVSVPKIQTKKL, translated from the coding sequence TTGGCCGGCAAACGTGTTGTTCTAACTGCTGATCGTAGTTTAATGACAAATTATAGAGGAAATTTTCTTTATGGGTTTATTGCATGTGGGCCATATGAAGTACTGCCTGAATGGGTTTTTGATAAAGTATTTTGTCCATCAGTTGAAACAGATCCAATCACAGGAGAAGTCAAAGTCGCCCAAGTCGGACTAAGAAGAATTGAGAGTTCATTGATACAGGGAGGATACAAAAGAGAAGATGTTTTCATGGCACATCCAGAAATGCTTCATAAATCAATTGGGCCAGATACCAAAGTTGTAGGAATTAATGTGATGGACCCATTAGGAATGGCCCCTGTTACAACAACAATGTCACCAGAAAAATTATCCTATGTTGCAATGAAATTCAAAAAAATGTGTGCCAACATCATTCAACTCAAAAAGAAATATGATTTCAAAGTAGTAGTTGGAGGTAATGGTGCTTGGGAATTAGCTAAATCAGATAGAATGAAAATACATGGAATAGACACAGTTGTTGTAGGGGAAGCTGACGAGTTAGCAGTAGATTTGTTCCAAGATCTGGAAAAAAATGATGCGCCAGAATTGATGCATTGTTTTGTTAGAAATCTTGAAAATATCCCAGTTATCGAAGGGCCTACAATCAATTCACTGATTGAAGCAATGAGAGGTTGTGGAAGGGGATGTGACTTTTGTGACGTAAATAAAAGATCAAAGAAAGATTTGCCATTAGATAGATTGCAACATGAAGCAAAAACCAATTTAGACTATGGATTTGATTCAGTTTGGTTGCATTCAGACGAGATGTTACTTTACGGATGTGATAATAGAGATTTTATTCCAAATAGAGATGCAATAGTGGATTTGTGGAAAGGACTCAAAGGGCTAGGGGCGAATTTTGTAGGAACCACACATATGACATTCTCTGCAGTGGCAGCAGATCCAGTATTGATGCAACAAATTTCTCAAATTAATGAACAAGATAAAACAGGAAGATGGCTTGCAACCAATTTAGGAATTGAAACAGTAGCTCCTGCAATGGTAAAGAAACATCTAGGTGTAAAAACAAAACCATTTTCATCTGAAGAATGGGGAAGTGTGGTAAGAGAAGGCGCAAAAATTCTAAATGAAAATCACTGGTTCCCAGCAGCTACAATCATTATTGGTTGGCCAGATGAAACCCCAGATGACATTCAATATACAATTGACATGATGAGTGACTTTAGAGAGATGGACTTTAGAGGATTAGTAGCACCATTACTTTATCAAGACTTTAGTGAAAAGAATTCAATGCATTTTGGTAACTTGAATGAGGCGCAGTTTACGCTGTTTTGGAAATGTTGGGAAAACAATCTACGAGTAATTAATGATATCATACCCATAATTCTCAGAAATAAGACATATGGTCCACCAATGAAGGTGTTCATGTATGGAATTCTCAAAGCAGGAACATGGGCGATAATGAGATATCTGAGAGGATTATGCAAAGATCTCTTTAACGGCAGAACCCCTGATGAAATAATTGACAAGTATGCAAGAAGTAGATCAGTATCTGTACCTAAAATTCAAACTAAAAAATTATAG